One Alligator mississippiensis isolate rAllMis1 chromosome 1, rAllMis1, whole genome shotgun sequence genomic window carries:
- the LOC132248487 gene encoding endogenous retroviral envelope protein HEMO-like produces MALISLYITLGYLSITQGGWGKNLYLQISHAVAQAGNKSDCWICSHSPAHLHQGIPMIGVPISLQQWGTINGGFVRHYSLAAHRSAPKEWRAAPANWIISPRVEAPFCYRSNNTGAYNKATPVGHYPHCLTTLDYSPSSTSGILLGNVPSLNCTGFMVYNFSKEPHVALIANRSEFYIHSNFTSCNMCRSSRIAAERGPSYTMHINRKCRIGHNNCRDLSTLSAPGLYWLCGNRAHKILPWNWVGACTLGRVIPGFEMHSAIYLEQVNNLNHHMKRAVNPSATRNTGFHRFVRTFIPWLGVRELELAIINISATMEAMGNATADAIQALQKEISQISQVTIQHRIALDYLLVSQGGVCALVNSTRCVYVNQDMRIKTDIRKIRNQLRVLHQVASENTDWGLEEMWSWLTSWLPDFGALGKKILYGILFVLIVLIMFYVLMQLILCCVKASRGNFSKARKPTAESRIMVLQKCEQIERKHERLHDEIEGLMRMEI; encoded by the coding sequence atggcactgatatccttatatatcacacttgggtatctcagtatcacccaaggggggtgggggaaaaatttgtatttgcagatctcccatgcggtggctcaagctggaaataaaagtgactgctggatatgctctcacagcccagcacacctacaccaaggaatcccaatgatcggagtaccaatatccctccagcaatggggaacaataaacggcggcttcgttagacactactcgttagctgcccatcggtccgctcctaaagaatggagggccgcccctgctaactggataatctccccaagagtagaggcgcctttctgttacagatccaacaacaccggagcttataataaagccacacctgtaggacactaccctcattgcctaactactctagattatagccctagtagcaccagtggaatcctgttgggtaacgtaccctctctcaattgtacaggattcatggtctacaacttttctaaggaacctcatgttgctctcattgcaaacagatcggaattttacattcactccaattttacttcttgtaatatgtgtcggtccagcaggatagcagctgaacgtggaccgtcctatacgatgcatatcaatcgaaagtgccggatagggcacaacaactgtcgagatttgagtaccctttctgccccaggcctttactggctctgcggaaacagggctcataaaatcttgccctggaattgggtgggggcatgcactcttggacgtgttatccctggtttcgaaatgcatagtgcaatatatctggaacaagtaaacaATTtgaaccatcacatgaaaagggcggttaacccctcagctaccagaaacacagggttccatcgatttgtgagaaccttcataccgtggcttggagtaagagaattggaactagccataattaacatttcagccacaatggaagccatgggaaatgccactgcggatgcaattcaggctctgcaaaaagagatctcccaaatctcacaagtaactatacaacaccgcatagccctagattacctattggtatcccagggaggagtatgtgccttagtaaactccacccgttgtgtctatgtcaatcaggacatgcgaatcaaaactgacattcgcaaaatccgaaatcagttaagggtcctacatcaagtggcctcagaaaatactgactggggtctagaagaaatgtggtcttggctaacctcctggctcccagatttcggggcccttggcaagaaaatcctgtatggaatattgtttgtcttgatagttctgataatgttctatgtcttaatgcaactgatcctctgctgcgtgaaagccagcaggggaaactttagcaaggcaagaaaacccacagcagagtctagaataatggtgttacaaaagtgtgagcagattgaaagaaaacatgaaaggctgcatgatgaaatagaggggctcatgagaatggaaatttaa